In Myxococcota bacterium, a single window of DNA contains:
- a CDS encoding UpxY family transcription antiterminator, whose translation MSPDDITKWYALAVYTRQEKAAHEEIASLGVESFLPTRQTRKLWSDRIKQSSEPLFPGYLFVNLALTAELRVKIIRLKQVQDLVGRQKVTGAGSMAIHIPDQQIDSLRLLIGSQKVLEPTQKLIKGTQVRISQGPLKGAHGVIEQEPTGSRRIIVQLPLLGRGVKTELSADDVLSYEELGLN comes from the coding sequence ATGTCCCCCGACGATATAACCAAGTGGTACGCCTTGGCAGTTTACACGCGCCAGGAAAAAGCAGCTCATGAAGAAATAGCCAGCTTGGGCGTAGAATCCTTTCTCCCCACCCGCCAAACGAGAAAGTTGTGGAGCGATAGGATCAAGCAGTCAAGCGAGCCACTCTTCCCTGGCTACCTATTCGTCAATTTAGCTCTTACCGCCGAGCTGCGCGTTAAAATCATCCGCCTAAAACAAGTCCAAGATTTGGTAGGCAGACAAAAAGTAACCGGCGCCGGCAGCATGGCGATCCACATCCCGGACCAACAAATCGACAGCCTAAGACTATTGATAGGCTCGCAAAAAGTCCTGGAGCCCACCCAAAAACTCATCAAAGGCACACAAGTAAGAATCTCCCAAGGACCCCTAAAAGGAGCTCACGGCGTCATAGAACAAGAACCCACCGGCAGCCGTAGAATCATCGTCCAACTCCCACTCCTAGGCCGCGGCGTCAAAACAGAACTATCCGCCGACGACGTCCTCTCCTACGAAGAACTGGGCTTGAACTGA
- a CDS encoding S8 family serine peptidase: MKLLPIFYLLAIFILSCSDSSPQIERLVSAPHQPIKPEVAIPPESDSCRANMGDPFKCVRERCANIGGAYDAEFSLCRCPNTSQVFSAARTGACLDSSDIHTTFFYIGSNRVTSGKNMQLPILPFEIFRTEVLHDYNSQLAPSLRSNLLISEIRLTLDYISRGLERYYWEPDSSRWPNIIEHRPHASLPELNLQQYPFVAEAWRYVRTQVRDAKPISKLFTEDGCAGHCIIEQLYPPFKGHKISETIQYAGGVSVRRQVYIEKDVKLPYHEDYVIIEVDPSLSPNLIYKFKVYIDSASGDLVREVRTHSRRGKLLDSDKQILQPNFRSELDLRHSAEQKSTSSVVVCDTGFLPSNGVKFRLGPYLNESFWGWMRPASGQRLTLADKLSGVMSLVEMNLFNREDQMVERHGESISHLATVNAPLSAIPMNLEQCFSDYLNWKDDVKAHAKVINVSALFYYDSFSCENASLFGNTIGDPQQPFLWVLGAGNSLKHDLTRIHSTYCPQSLGGRDNIIVVTSDALRANKGNDYADIMTDGSGYFSDESGTSYAAPRVSRVAAILASEFPSLTIAEIRKAILDGARVPTPRLPVRSGGYLDEEGARRVAQKLATAI, from the coding sequence ATGAAGTTATTACCCATTTTCTATCTGCTGGCCATTTTCATACTCTCGTGTTCTGATTCGTCCCCGCAGATTGAAAGGCTCGTTAGCGCACCGCACCAACCCATTAAGCCTGAAGTTGCTATTCCTCCAGAGTCAGACAGCTGCCGGGCAAATATGGGCGATCCCTTTAAATGCGTGAGAGAACGTTGCGCCAATATAGGCGGGGCTTACGATGCTGAGTTTAGCCTTTGCCGTTGCCCCAACACTTCTCAAGTATTTAGTGCTGCGAGAACCGGGGCATGCTTGGATTCTTCGGATATCCATACAACGTTCTTTTATATCGGATCGAATCGCGTAACGAGTGGTAAAAATATGCAGTTGCCGATTTTACCATTCGAAATCTTTCGAACGGAAGTACTACACGATTATAATAGTCAGTTAGCTCCATCTTTGAGAAGCAATCTGCTCATTTCTGAAATTCGCCTCACCCTTGATTATATTTCAAGAGGATTGGAAAGATATTATTGGGAGCCAGATTCCTCTAGATGGCCTAATATCATAGAACATCGGCCTCATGCTTCTTTGCCCGAATTGAACCTGCAACAGTACCCGTTTGTTGCTGAAGCCTGGCGGTACGTTCGAACACAGGTGAGAGACGCAAAACCCATTTCTAAGTTATTCACGGAAGATGGCTGCGCGGGTCACTGCATTATTGAGCAGCTTTATCCCCCGTTCAAGGGGCATAAGATTTCTGAAACTATTCAATATGCTGGTGGTGTTTCCGTCCGGAGGCAGGTTTACATTGAGAAAGATGTCAAGCTTCCTTACCACGAAGACTATGTCATAATTGAAGTTGACCCTTCATTATCTCCAAATCTGATTTATAAATTTAAGGTTTATATTGATTCAGCTTCCGGGGATCTCGTTAGAGAGGTACGAACGCACTCTCGCAGGGGAAAACTGCTTGATTCGGATAAACAAATCCTACAGCCGAACTTTAGAAGTGAGCTCGATTTACGTCATTCTGCAGAGCAGAAATCCACCAGCTCTGTCGTTGTATGCGATACCGGATTTCTACCTTCTAATGGGGTAAAGTTCCGTTTAGGTCCTTATTTGAACGAAAGCTTTTGGGGTTGGATGAGGCCAGCAAGTGGCCAGCGCCTGACGCTTGCTGATAAGCTCTCTGGAGTTATGTCTCTTGTCGAGATGAATTTGTTTAATCGGGAAGACCAAATGGTGGAACGTCACGGCGAATCGATTAGCCATCTTGCTACTGTGAATGCCCCATTGTCTGCAATTCCTATGAACCTAGAACAGTGTTTTTCTGATTACCTTAATTGGAAAGATGATGTGAAGGCACACGCCAAGGTAATTAACGTATCGGCTCTATTTTATTACGACAGTTTCTCATGCGAGAATGCATCCTTATTTGGAAATACGATTGGGGATCCGCAACAACCATTTCTTTGGGTTTTGGGAGCTGGAAATTCCCTTAAGCATGATTTAACAAGGATACACTCCACGTACTGTCCCCAATCTTTAGGGGGCCGGGACAATATCATTGTAGTCACTTCGGATGCTCTAAGGGCTAATAAAGGAAATGACTATGCAGACATTATGACTGACGGAAGTGGATATTTCTCGGATGAAAGCGGTACTTCTTATGCAGCCCCTCGCGTATCAAGAGTTGCAGCTATTCTGGCTTCCGAATTTCCAAGCTTAACAATAGCTGAAATCCGCAAAGCAATATTAGATGGGGCTCGCGTTCCCACACCCCGATTGCCTGTTAGGTCTGGTGGCTATTTAGATGAAGAAGGAGCAAGGCGTGTCGCGCAGAAGTTGGCAACTGCTATTTAG